One segment of Brassica napus cultivar Da-Ae chromosome C3, Da-Ae, whole genome shotgun sequence DNA contains the following:
- the LOC106355371 gene encoding S-protein homolog 4-like produces MANIQRTQVLVVMIISLLIQISLLQAETIASDVHPNISTLKSIVRITNRLGDGSILNLHCKSPDDNLGLKILAPNKSWSFTFRPNIWGTTVFYCHFTWPRGHSTHFYIYDDIRDGVHRGIPCIYCFWDISKDGPCRFNEVTDAFDICYYWNGDPKQ; encoded by the coding sequence ATGGCAAATATCCAAAGAACACAAGTTCTTGTGGTAATGATAATATCTCTACTCATCCAAATATCTCTCTTACAAGCTGAAACCATTGCTTCAGATGTTCATCCAAATATCTCTACTCTCAAATCAATAGTGAGGATAACAAATCGCCTCGGTGATGGTTCGATATTAAACCTCCACTGTAAGTCCCCAGACGACAATCTCGGTCTCAAAATACTAGCTCCGAATAAGTCTTGGTCATTTACGTTTAGACCAAATATTTGGGGGACGACAGTATTTTACTGTCATTTCACATGGCCTCGAGGACACTcaacacacttttatatatacgaTGATATCAGAGATGGTGTTCATAGGGGTATTCCTTGTATCTACTGTTTCTGGGATATAAGCAAAGATGGGCCATGCAGGTTCAACGAAGTAACTGATGCTTTTGATATATGTTATTATTGGAACGGCGATCCAAAACAATAG
- the LOC106358506 gene encoding omega-amidase, chloroplastic isoform X2, translated as MKSAVSSSLFFHSKNLLKPNPLSRLESVCLPKPSRRSIVKLPSSSTSGLRSISSSSSSSSMASSFKPEQARVPSALPLPAPPLTKFNIGLCQLSVTADKSRNISHAKNAIEEAASKGAKLVLLPEIWNSPYSNDSFPVYAEEIDAGGDASPSTAMLSEVSKRLKITIIGGSIPERVGDRLYNTCCVFGSDGELKAKHRKIHLFDIDIPGKITFMESKTLTAGETPTIVDTDVGRIGIGICYDIRFQELAMIYAARGAHLLCYPGAFNMTTGPLHWELLQRARATDNQLYVATCSPARDSGAGYTAWGHSTLIGPFGEVLATTEHEEAIIIAEIDHSILEQRRTSLPLNKQRRGDLYQLVDVQRLNSK; from the exons ATGAAGTCAGCAGTTTCATCGTCACTCTTCTTCCATTCGAAGAATCTTTTAAAACCTAATCCTCTTTCTCGTCTCGAATCCGTTTGTCTCCCTAAACCATCACGAAGATCGATCGTGAAACTCCCATCGTCGTCAACATCAGGTTTAAGAtccatctcctcctcctcctcctcctcctccatggCATCCTCTTTCAAACCTGAACAAGCCAGAGTTCCCTCTGCTCTTCCCCTCCCAGCTCCTCCGTTGACCAAA TTCAACATCGGATTGTGTCAGCTATCTGTGACGGCTGACAAATCAAGAAACATCTCTCACGCCAAAAACGCTATTGAAGAAGCTGCTTCCAAGGGAGCTAAGCTTGTTCTCTTGCCC GAGATTTGGAACAGTCCGTATTCAAATGATAGTTTCCCGGTTTACGCGGAAGAGATTGATGCAGGTGGTGATGCTTCTCCTTCAACCGCAATGCTTTCCGAAGTTTCTAAACGTCTCAAGATCACTATCATTGGTGGCTCTATCCCCGAAAGAGTCGGGGATCGTTTGTATAACACTTGCTGTGTCTTTGGTTCTGATGGTGAGCTCAAAGCTAAGCATCGAAAG ATACATTTATTTGATATAGACATTCCCGGGAAGATCACTTTCATGGAATCAAAGACTCTCACTGCCGGAGAGACACCAACAATCGTTGACACAG ATGTGGGGCGTATTGGAATAGGCATCTGCTATGACATCCGATTCCAGGAGCTAGCTATGATATATGCTGCAAGAG GGGCTCATTTGCTGTGCTATCCAGGAGCATTTAACATGACAACTGGACCTCTCCATTGGGAACTACTACAAAGAGCAAG GGCTACGGATAATCAG TTATATGTGGCGACATGCTCACCTGCCAGAGATTCAGGAGCTGGCTACACTGCTTGGGGACACTCTACACTCATTGGGCCT TTTGGAGAAGTTCTAGCGACGACTGAGCATGAGGAAGCAATCATCATAGCAGAGATTGATCACTCTATTCTTGAACAACGAAG GACAAGTCTTCCACTGAATAAACAGCGGAGGGGAGATCTTTACCAGCTCGTAGACGTGCAGCGCCTGAACTCTAAATGA
- the LOC106355372 gene encoding 17.6 kDa class II heat shock protein-like — translation MEFVRFPIVSILEDMLEVPEEHNEKSRNNPSRAYMRDAKAMAATPADVIEHPSSYVFVVDMPGIKGEDIKVQVENENVLVVSGERQRENKENEGVKYVRMERRMGKFMRKFQLPENADLEKISAVCHDGVLKVTVQKLPPPEPKKPKTIQVQVG, via the coding sequence ATGGAATTTGTAAGGTTTCCGATAGTCTCAATCCTCGAAGACATGCTAGAAGTTCCCGAAGAGCACAACGAGAAGAGCCGCAACAATCCTTCAAGAGCTTACATGCGGGACGCAAAGGCAATGGCGGCTACACCAGCTGACGTGATCGAGCACCCTAGCTCATATGTTTTCGTGGTGGACATGCCTGGAATCAAAGGAGAGGATATCAAGGTTCAGGTGGAGAACGAGAATGTGCTTGTGGTGAGCGGggagaggcagagagagaaCAAGGAGAACGAGGGTGTGAAGTATGTGAGGATGGAGAGGAGAATGGGGAAGTTCATGAGGAAGTTTCAGTTGCCTGAGAATGCTGACTTGGAGAAGATCTCTGCTGTTTGTCATGATGGTGTACTGAAGGTGACAGTTCAGAAGCTTCCTCCTCCTGAGCCTAAGAAGCCAAAGACTATTCAGGTCCAAGTTGGTTAA
- the LOC106356554 gene encoding protein BIG GRAIN 1-like D, translated as MHRSEAQSRNPSFSSTLLDEIYNSIDPKTKKTQPFVGSVKKQSISVTRSVPDRKLHQDRFFGSASSSSDSNSSIFSSSDTEPSHGTKKITSSRPLCFGPSKTKQSKTEDKALFHQNRATRVFHDYDYASSNQKKLKTPSSPGVRIVNFINALFSKQSTAVKRYPRNTSYEETAFSRKPTDYYYPSTTCSSASSFSRSCLNKRSEKSSDSTKPSVRFSPVNVIVPEIEEEDYLSSGYVRKSVKKNVEDGVRRSVEEIAREFLRDYHKKHENSLVKNNNDLEDYEDEDDDVGSDSSSDLFELDLVGTHHHNLYQDELPVYETTFAGLIL; from the coding sequence ATGCATAGATCCGAAGCACAGTCCAGAAACCCGTCATTCTCCTCCACTCTCCTCGATGAAATCTACAATTCCATCGATCCCAAAACCAAAAAGACTCAACCTTTTGTCGGCTCTGTTAAGAAACAGAGCATCAGCGTAACCAGATCAGTTCCTGACCGGAAACTCCACCAAGATCGGTTCTTTGGCTCTGCATCCTCTTCCTCTGATTCCAACTCAAGTATTTTCTCATCTTCCGATACCGAACCAAGTCATGGTACTAAGAAGATAACTTCTTCAAGGCCGTTATGTTTCGGCCCATCGAAGACAAAACAGAGTAAAACAGAGGACAAAGCTCTGTTTCACCAAAACAGAGCAACCCGAGTGTTTCACGACTACGATTACGCCTCAAGTAATCAAAAGAAGCTCAAAACTCCATCTTCACCTGGAGTACGAATCGTTAACTTCATCAATGCCTTGTTCAGCAAACAATCAACGGCGGTTAAGAGATATCCGAGGAATACGAGCTACGAAGAGACTGCATTCTCTAGAAAACCAACTGATTATTACTATCCATCTACGAcgtgttcttcagcttcttccttCTCCAGGTCTTGTTTGAACAAACGCTCCGAGAAATCATCCGACAGTACCAAGCCAAGCGTTAGATTCTCTCCGGTCAATGTGATCGTCcctgagattgaagaagaagactatCTCAGCAGCGGCTATGTTAGAAAGTCGGTGAAGAAGAATGTGGAAGATGGAGTGAGGAGATCAGTGGAGGAGATTGCGAGAGAGTTTTTGAGAGATTACCACAAGAAACATGAAAACAGTTTGGTCAAGAATAATAATGATCTCGAGGattatgaagatgaagatgatgatgttgGAAGTGATTCGAGCTCGGATTTGTTTGAGCTGGATTTAGTTGGAACTCATCATCATAATCTGTACCAAGATGAACTTCCTGTGTATGAAACCACTTTTGCTGGTTTGATATTGTGA
- the LOC106358506 gene encoding omega-amidase, chloroplastic isoform X1, with protein sequence MKSAVSSSLFFHSKNLLKPNPLSRLESVCLPKPSRRSIVKLPSSSTSGLRSISSSSSSSSMASSFKPEQARVPSALPLPAPPLTKFNIGLCQLSVTADKSRNISHAKNAIEEAASKGAKLVLLPEIWNSPYSNDSFPVYAEEIDAGGDASPSTAMLSEVSKRLKITIIGGSIPERVGDRLYNTCCVFGSDGELKAKHRKIHLFDIDIPGKITFMESKTLTAGETPTIVDTDVGRIGIGICYDIRFQELAMIYAARGAHLLCYPGAFNMTTGPLHWELLQRARATDNQVLSSALSGSFKLLEHLIELHMLCIQLYVATCSPARDSGAGYTAWGHSTLIGPFGEVLATTEHEEAIIIAEIDHSILEQRRTSLPLNKQRRGDLYQLVDVQRLNSK encoded by the exons ATGAAGTCAGCAGTTTCATCGTCACTCTTCTTCCATTCGAAGAATCTTTTAAAACCTAATCCTCTTTCTCGTCTCGAATCCGTTTGTCTCCCTAAACCATCACGAAGATCGATCGTGAAACTCCCATCGTCGTCAACATCAGGTTTAAGAtccatctcctcctcctcctcctcctcctccatggCATCCTCTTTCAAACCTGAACAAGCCAGAGTTCCCTCTGCTCTTCCCCTCCCAGCTCCTCCGTTGACCAAA TTCAACATCGGATTGTGTCAGCTATCTGTGACGGCTGACAAATCAAGAAACATCTCTCACGCCAAAAACGCTATTGAAGAAGCTGCTTCCAAGGGAGCTAAGCTTGTTCTCTTGCCC GAGATTTGGAACAGTCCGTATTCAAATGATAGTTTCCCGGTTTACGCGGAAGAGATTGATGCAGGTGGTGATGCTTCTCCTTCAACCGCAATGCTTTCCGAAGTTTCTAAACGTCTCAAGATCACTATCATTGGTGGCTCTATCCCCGAAAGAGTCGGGGATCGTTTGTATAACACTTGCTGTGTCTTTGGTTCTGATGGTGAGCTCAAAGCTAAGCATCGAAAG ATACATTTATTTGATATAGACATTCCCGGGAAGATCACTTTCATGGAATCAAAGACTCTCACTGCCGGAGAGACACCAACAATCGTTGACACAG ATGTGGGGCGTATTGGAATAGGCATCTGCTATGACATCCGATTCCAGGAGCTAGCTATGATATATGCTGCAAGAG GGGCTCATTTGCTGTGCTATCCAGGAGCATTTAACATGACAACTGGACCTCTCCATTGGGAACTACTACAAAGAGCAAG GGCTACGGATAATCAGGTACTTTCTTCTGCTCTCTCTGGGAGTTTTAAATTATTGGAGCATTTGATAGAACTACATATGCTGTGTATCCAGTTATATGTGGCGACATGCTCACCTGCCAGAGATTCAGGAGCTGGCTACACTGCTTGGGGACACTCTACACTCATTGGGCCT TTTGGAGAAGTTCTAGCGACGACTGAGCATGAGGAAGCAATCATCATAGCAGAGATTGATCACTCTATTCTTGAACAACGAAG GACAAGTCTTCCACTGAATAAACAGCGGAGGGGAGATCTTTACCAGCTCGTAGACGTGCAGCGCCTGAACTCTAAATGA